The Candidatus Margulisiibacteriota bacterium genome contains the following window.
TCCGGATCGAACATCCTGATAGTCAGGGAAAAGACCCATAAGGCCAAAGCCCCGAAAGTTAAGGCAAAATTCCGATTGGAAAGATTAGACCGGTTGTTCAGATAGACATAAACGGCCAAAACGGAAAGCGCGGTCCCCGCAAAGAGCTTTCCGATCAGGTCAAGATAAAAGATCAGGCTCATTTGGTCAACTCCCGGTATTTTTTTTCCAGCTCTTTGAGGGCCTCTTCCCGGCCCGACATCAGACGGATGGTCTTTTCCAGCTCCTCCACTTGACCAGCCAGTTCGTCCCTTGACCGATGGACACTCTCCATCAGTTCGGCATATTCTTTAACCAGGGCATAGACCGGGCGCAGGATCTCGCCAAGGCTTCCCTCCGTCAGCCGCCGCCAAAGCGCTTCGACCTCGTCCGGACGGTTGGTTTCGGCGAATTCAAAAATCGCCCGCACAACCGCTTTTTCTTTGTTCAGGGAAAGGTTTTTTTCGGCGGTCATTTTGTGGACCGCTTTTCTAAGCTTAACAACCGAGGTCAGGTCGCGGGCCAGGTACAAAGCGCCCTTCCCTCCCGAGATCGGGAAAATTGCCAGGCTCACCACGAGGTAGGCCCCGCGTTTTCGCTTTAAATTATAAATCCCTCCTTTTTCTTGAGAGAAAAAATCGGCAACGGGCTTTCCAACCAGTTCGTCCGGCCGAAACCCGGTCAGGTTCGTTACCGCCGGATTAGCATAGGTTATGATTCTTTCGTTATCGGCAATGATCAGCGGATCGCTCAAGGTCGTTGAAGCCGCTTCGGCAATTGCCTCTTTGGTCAGATTGGCAACCGGAGCGTAACGAAGCATGCCGTAAGCGGCGACGGAAGCGATGGTCGAGACGCAAATAATCCCGATGGGGACAAAATTGTAGCCTAAAATCAACAACACCTGATCAAAGATCACAATCAATAAAGAAGACAAGATCCCGGCCACGATAAAAATCAAGGCCTGGCGGCGATTATAAAATTCTTTAGCCCGCCTTAAAGCCCGGGCTAAATAAAACAGGCCCAACGCCGTTACGGCTTGAGCGTAAATCATGAACAGAAAAAAAGTCGGTCCCGGGATCAGCCCATAACCGTAAAAACGCTTTTCGAACCCGGCAACGGCATAACCGGGTAAAATAAACGACACAACCACCAGAGCGGCCAGCGCGTAAAGAAGCGGCCAAATATTAATCTTTTTTCCGGCAAAGAAAGCGGTAAAATACAAGAAAGAGAATACAATCCCAAACCAAAAAACAACCGCCAAAGCCAGCCAAATCGCGGCCGTCTCCGGCGTGGCGGCAAGGCGAATAAAGGCTTCGGCCAGCGCGGTTAGAAAAATGGTAATGGTTAAAAGAAAATAATTACGGCTTGTTCCCGAATGAAATCGCGAATGGATAAAAACCCCGAACATTAAGCTCAAACCGCCGAACCCGATCAGCGACAGACCGTAAAAGAAAACGAAGGGGGTCATTTTTTGATCAGCGCGGCCACCTTGATCGGCAGCCCGAACAGATTGATAAATCCCTCCGCGTCTTTTTGATTGTAGAAATCTTCTTTTTCGAAGGTCGCCAGGTCCGGCCGGTAGAGCGAACGCTCCGACTTGCGGCCAACAACGAGGCAATTCCCTTTATATAGTTTAAGCCTGATCCGTCCGGTCACGTTCCGCTGGGTCGCGTTCACAAAAGCATCCAGCGCCTCTTTAAGAGGAGTGAACCATTGGCCGTTATAGACCAGTTCGGCATAGCGCTGGGCGGCCTGCAGTTTATAATGCAAGACATCGCGGTCAAGGGTCAGCCCTTCGAGCGCCTGGTGGGCGGCGTAAAGTATCGTCCCCCCCGGAGTTTCGTAAACGCCGCGCGACTTGATCCCAACCAACCGGTTTTCAACGATGTCGACCCGGCCGACGCCGTTGCGCCCGCCGATTTTGTTCAGCTCTTCGATCAGAGGGACCGGCGCCAGTTTGCGGCCATTGACCGCGGTCGGCTCCCCTTTTACAAAATCGACCTCCACATATTCCGGTTTATTCGGCGCTTTCTGGGGTGAGACGGAAAGGAGGAACATCTCCTCTTTCGGTTCAAACCAGGGATCTTCCAACACCCCCCCCTCATAACTGATATGCCAGAGGTTTCGGTCCGAAGAATACGGTTTTTTCTTGCTGACCGGGATCGGAATGTGATGCTTTTTGGCGTACTCGATCTCTTCTTCCCGCCCTTTCAACTCCCACTCCCGCCAGGGGGCGATAACCTTGATCTGGGGAGCCAACGCCATAAAGGTCAGCTCAAAGCGGACCTGGTCGTTCCCTTTGCCGGTCGCGCCGTGGGCCACGGCATCGGCCTTTTCTTTGAGGGCGATCTCGATCTGGCGCTTGGCAATGATCGGCCGGGCAATGGAGGTCCCCAGCAAGTACTGGTTCTCGTAGATCGCGCCGGCTTTGAGCATCGGGAAAATAAACTCTTTGGCAAAAACTTCGCGCAGGTCCTCGATATAGATCTTGGCGGCGCCGGTCTTGATCGCTTTTTCTTTTAACCCGTCAAGCTCCTCGGCCTGGCCGACGTTGGCGGCGTAAGCGATAACCTCGCAGCCGTAATTATCCTTCAGCCACTTGATCATGATCGAAGTATCGAGACCGCCGGAATAGGCCAAGACTACTTTTTTCGCAGACATAATTAACTCCTTAGTAATTTTACCAAAATCGCTTTTTGAACGTGCAGGCGGTTCTCCGCCTGATCGAAAACCACTGAATTCGGGCCGTCGATCACCTCATCGGTCACCTCATCGCCGCGATGGGCCGGCAGACAATGCATAAAAATATAGTTAGGCTTGGCTAATCTGGTCAGTTCGCCGTTTATCTGGTAAGGAGAAAAAGTTTTCGCCCGTTTTGACTTCTCTTTCTCCTGCCCCATTGAGGCCCAAACATCGGTATAGATCACGTCCGCGTCCTTGGCGGCGATAACCGGGTCGTTCAAAATATCGATCTCGATCCCGGCCGACCTTGCGTCTTCCATCGCCAGGCGGGCGATCTCTTCCCGCGGCTCATACCCCTTCGGCGTGGCGATCGTCAGGTTGATCCCGACCTTGGCAGCGGCGTACATGAGCGAATGGCAGACGTTATTGCCGTCACCGATATAGGCCATTTTTAAAGAGCGGAGGTTTTTTCCCTTTTTCTCCCTGATGGTAAAAACGTCGGACAACGCCTGGCAAGGGTGAAGCAGGTCGGAAAGAGCGTTGATCACCGGGACGCTGGCGTATTTGGCCAGGTCAATAACTTTATGGTGGGAAAAGGTCCTAAGTAGGATAGCGTCGGCAAAACGGGACAAGGTCCGGGCGACATCACCGATCGATTCCCGACTGCCGAGGCCGATGGCTTCCTGGTCCAGATTGATCGCGAGACCGCCGAGTTGCCACATCCCGACCTCAAATGAAACCCGGGTCCTGGTGCTCGGCTTTTCGAAGATCATCGCCATCGATTTGGCCCAGAGGTATTCGTGCTTTTCACCCCGTTTTTGCTTGGCTTTGAGGTCGGCCGCCAGGTCGAGGATCGTTTGAACTTGAGCGGTGGTCAGGTCATGAATGGAGATAAAGTCCTTCATAAAGGAATTATACTATAAAAATAGTAGAAAATGAAAGAGGAATCAGCCGTTTAAAATTCTTGCGACAGCCGCGGCCTCCCGGCTATTAACGGCGGACCGAAGCGCCCGCGCTTGAATATCGAGCTCTTTCAAGAGCGGCCGCTTTTCTTCAAAGTCCGGCAGTCCGTAAGCCAGGGAGATATCAAGAAAATCTTCGGCGACCACCCGCGTATAAGCAGCCGCGAAACAAGCCACGACCTCATCGCGTAACGGTATCTTTAGCCTGGCCGCAACACTATTAATAACTCTCCTGCCTAAGAGAGCGCTCATCTCTCGGGTCAATTCAAAGCCGCCGGAAAAGAAACCCTTGCCGCCGTAATAAGGGTTGATAAACATTAATTCGGAATCAACAACATCATCGGTAAATCCGCCCAAAAGCGCGTTGATCTCGCTATTGCCGGCGCGGCTCGCGCCAAGATCAAAACCCAACACCTCCCGGCCGTCTTGTTTAAGCTCCGGAAGCAGGACGAGCCACTGGGAGTATTGTGCCAAATCGGACCTGAATTTCTCTCCCGCCAGGTTTAATATCCCCCAGGCTCGCTCTTGCATCTGGCCTCTATGCAACAATAGCGCTCCGGCCGGTTCAGCTTGGGGATGGATGGCGCTGTCAATTATTTGAGGGGAGAGTTCAACGACTGAATCTGAAGCGACCGTGACCTCTTTGGCGATATTCTGCCAGGATATATATCTATTAGTACCCGGACCAGTGTAGTAAATCATCCGCAATGGCGTTTCCCTGGCAAGGTCAAACGACCCAAACTTATCGGGCAGCGTTCCTCTGGTTATATATCTTGGGAAAACCTTTCCGACAAAAACCATTTTATCTCCAGTTTAAAAAATAAAACCTACAGATAATTGTCGAAAAAAATCACTAGTAATTTCAGGCCATTTTAGGAAAATTAGAAGCGGCTGGACAT
Protein-coding sequences here:
- a CDS encoding argininosuccinate synthase, which translates into the protein MSAKKVVLAYSGGLDTSIMIKWLKDNYGCEVIAYAANVGQAEELDGLKEKAIKTGAAKIYIEDLREVFAKEFIFPMLKAGAIYENQYLLGTSIARPIIAKRQIEIALKEKADAVAHGATGKGNDQVRFELTFMALAPQIKVIAPWREWELKGREEEIEYAKKHHIPIPVSKKKPYSSDRNLWHISYEGGVLEDPWFEPKEEMFLLSVSPQKAPNKPEYVEVDFVKGEPTAVNGRKLAPVPLIEELNKIGGRNGVGRVDIVENRLVGIKSRGVYETPGGTILYAAHQALEGLTLDRDVLHYKLQAAQRYAELVYNGQWFTPLKEALDAFVNATQRNVTGRIRLKLYKGNCLVVGRKSERSLYRPDLATFEKEDFYNQKDAEGFINLFGLPIKVAALIKK
- a CDS encoding histidine kinase N-terminal 7TM domain-containing protein, with the protein product MTPFVFFYGLSLIGFGGLSLMFGVFIHSRFHSGTSRNYFLLTITIFLTALAEAFIRLAATPETAAIWLALAVVFWFGIVFSFLYFTAFFAGKKINIWPLLYALAALVVVSFILPGYAVAGFEKRFYGYGLIPGPTFFLFMIYAQAVTALGLFYLARALRRAKEFYNRRQALIFIVAGILSSLLIVIFDQVLLILGYNFVPIGIICVSTIASVAAYGMLRYAPVANLTKEAIAEAASTTLSDPLIIADNERIITYANPAVTNLTGFRPDELVGKPVADFFSQEKGGIYNLKRKRGAYLVVSLAIFPISGGKGALYLARDLTSVVKLRKAVHKMTAEKNLSLNKEKAVVRAIFEFAETNRPDEVEALWRRLTEGSLGEILRPVYALVKEYAELMESVHRSRDELAGQVEELEKTIRLMSGREEALKELEKKYRELTK
- the argF gene encoding ornithine carbamoyltransferase gives rise to the protein MKDFISIHDLTTAQVQTILDLAADLKAKQKRGEKHEYLWAKSMAMIFEKPSTRTRVSFEVGMWQLGGLAINLDQEAIGLGSRESIGDVARTLSRFADAILLRTFSHHKVIDLAKYASVPVINALSDLLHPCQALSDVFTIREKKGKNLRSLKMAYIGDGNNVCHSLMYAAAKVGINLTIATPKGYEPREEIARLAMEDARSAGIEIDILNDPVIAAKDADVIYTDVWASMGQEKEKSKRAKTFSPYQINGELTRLAKPNYIFMHCLPAHRGDEVTDEVIDGPNSVVFDQAENRLHVQKAILVKLLRS